The Candidatus Koribacter versatilis Ellin345 genome has a segment encoding these proteins:
- a CDS encoding TonB-dependent receptor → MSKTRRQVQVLMLMFSILFFVSALFAQETTGGLQGTVKDPSGAVVPGAKVVLTAPNLPGSKETTSDSNGYYRLTNLPPSTYTVTVNKENFATLKREGVTIEVGHLPTLDLPLQVGGSGTVVEVTEEAPLIDVTSTRTMTNITQDVIQDVPHGRSFQSVIQFAPSARNEPLAGNAVQSNGSGGSSPGSTTNGSDHGFQVAGGSDSENSYLVEGQETANIIGGYSHTNVPFDFIQEVQTKSSGIEAEHGGALGGVVNVIMKKGTNQYHGTAFLQFENDSMDGSPVAYSRYDPQSSGTPLSWGTADPAYQNYQPIKPHTSDFFPGFTFGGPIWKDKIFGFLAFNPEMNRYERFVNYGPSAGGILPFSTNTNTYYTTARIDSTITQKIRVYGSWLYQYQRQNGQALPGSDSVNGLFNVSSGCYGRTDQPCSTGIPTFAFAHNLGYAAPNSTTNVGADWTITNTLVSTTRFGYYFENYHDFGYPTTGTIDAFSSSGTGTTEDTNGNLISNSAPQLAHDTGFFNLAQNQNFTTHNANKAIQFDQDIAWFKSGWGGTHNFKFGYQMNRLSNDINQHYNTPYVSVYPGTAVPYSPQGKTGGDNCATVEGITGSSDCVGTYGVVNVLDYGSSGKATSYNHAFFAQDAWTIGHGITINAGIRFEHEYLPAENQPSGSSSKPINFGWGDKIAPRIGAAWDVFKDGRMKVFGSYGQFYDQMKLNLAISSYGGQYWQNCYYALMTPDLSSVSPIFDGSNRYCSGPDSSSQANFATPPTSSQLIFLENQNFRTFPTSCSTCSSSAEGTAPGIKPYKQHESVFGVDYEISRRLGFEARWDRRRVDNVIEDSAIYNSNVGETFVIVNPGEGVDSTFSKFWSFLYPGAPLTAADCAPNPCPGNIVKASRAYDGLEFRLTKAQSNHWFGMFSYTYSKLRGNYTGLTSTDVADGGGGRNAPNNSRSFDEPMFSWNALGGSSSGLLPTDRPNAFKGYAYYELPWLKHFTTDFGIFQFAYSGTPLTSYADVGYGFPGAFPVDIVDRGKWVDITQDPTTGAISVSNPYTRRTPWYTQTDFNLQQTWKISESKALSFSATFTNLWNQHATVSYGQQVDSNFTQQWINPQNAGCGTANQGLFGDPLGGDCYVFDGAVAYAAYAQPYDYKALLNQSALISQNGGGPITNNTQYGKPYLFQQPRGIRLGLRFTF, encoded by the coding sequence ATGAGCAAGACTCGGAGGCAGGTCCAAGTCTTGATGTTGATGTTCTCTATCCTCTTCTTCGTTAGCGCCCTGTTCGCCCAGGAAACTACGGGCGGTTTGCAAGGCACTGTCAAAGACCCGAGTGGCGCCGTCGTTCCTGGCGCAAAGGTCGTCCTCACTGCCCCTAATCTTCCGGGCTCAAAAGAAACCACGAGCGACTCCAACGGCTATTACCGCTTAACCAACCTTCCACCCTCCACCTACACCGTCACCGTCAACAAAGAAAATTTCGCAACTCTCAAGCGTGAAGGCGTGACCATCGAAGTCGGCCACCTCCCCACCCTTGATCTACCTCTACAAGTGGGCGGGAGCGGCACCGTCGTCGAAGTCACCGAAGAAGCGCCGCTGATCGACGTGACCAGTACGCGGACCATGACGAACATCACCCAGGACGTCATTCAAGACGTTCCCCACGGGCGTTCATTCCAGTCCGTGATTCAGTTCGCTCCGTCCGCTCGCAACGAGCCTCTGGCCGGCAATGCCGTGCAAAGTAACGGCAGCGGCGGTTCCTCGCCCGGCAGCACCACCAACGGCAGCGATCACGGATTCCAGGTTGCCGGCGGTTCTGATTCCGAGAACTCCTACCTCGTCGAAGGCCAGGAGACCGCCAACATCATCGGCGGCTACTCGCACACCAACGTTCCCTTCGATTTCATTCAGGAAGTGCAGACCAAGAGCTCTGGCATCGAAGCGGAGCACGGCGGCGCACTCGGTGGCGTAGTCAACGTCATCATGAAGAAAGGCACCAACCAGTATCACGGCACCGCGTTCTTGCAGTTTGAGAACGACTCCATGGACGGATCTCCAGTCGCATACTCGCGTTACGATCCGCAATCCTCTGGAACCCCGCTCTCCTGGGGCACCGCCGATCCGGCCTACCAGAACTACCAACCGATCAAGCCGCACACCAGCGACTTCTTCCCTGGCTTCACCTTCGGTGGGCCGATCTGGAAGGACAAGATTTTTGGTTTCCTCGCCTTCAACCCTGAGATGAACCGCTACGAACGCTTCGTGAACTACGGGCCTTCCGCTGGTGGAATTCTGCCGTTCAGCACCAACACCAACACCTACTACACGACCGCGCGTATCGATTCCACGATCACCCAAAAGATCCGCGTTTACGGATCGTGGCTCTATCAGTATCAGCGTCAGAACGGCCAGGCACTGCCCGGCTCTGACTCCGTCAATGGGCTCTTCAACGTGAGCTCCGGCTGTTATGGAAGAACCGACCAGCCCTGTTCAACGGGAATCCCTACGTTTGCCTTCGCTCACAACCTCGGGTACGCAGCACCGAACAGCACAACCAATGTCGGCGCTGATTGGACCATCACCAACACCTTGGTCTCCACCACCCGTTTTGGATACTACTTCGAGAACTATCACGACTTCGGATATCCAACCACCGGCACGATCGACGCGTTCTCAAGCAGCGGTACCGGAACGACTGAGGACACCAACGGCAATCTCATCAGTAACTCGGCTCCGCAGTTGGCGCACGACACTGGTTTCTTCAATCTTGCCCAAAATCAGAACTTCACCACCCACAATGCGAACAAGGCAATCCAGTTCGATCAGGACATTGCCTGGTTCAAATCTGGTTGGGGTGGAACCCATAACTTTAAGTTCGGGTACCAGATGAATCGGCTCTCGAACGACATCAACCAGCACTACAACACGCCGTACGTTTCGGTCTACCCCGGCACCGCTGTCCCCTACAGCCCGCAAGGCAAGACCGGCGGCGACAACTGTGCGACGGTTGAAGGGATCACCGGTTCCAGCGATTGCGTCGGTACCTACGGTGTGGTAAACGTTCTGGATTACGGCTCCAGCGGCAAAGCGACCAGCTACAACCACGCTTTCTTCGCCCAGGATGCATGGACGATCGGGCACGGCATCACCATCAACGCCGGCATCCGTTTCGAGCATGAATACCTGCCCGCTGAGAATCAGCCCAGTGGTTCCAGTTCCAAGCCGATCAACTTCGGGTGGGGAGACAAGATCGCACCCCGTATTGGCGCGGCATGGGATGTCTTTAAAGACGGCCGCATGAAGGTCTTCGGCAGCTATGGTCAGTTCTACGACCAAATGAAGCTGAACCTTGCCATCAGCTCATACGGCGGCCAGTATTGGCAGAACTGCTATTACGCCCTGATGACCCCGGACCTCAGCTCTGTCAGCCCGATCTTCGACGGCAGCAATCGCTATTGTTCCGGTCCAGACTCATCTAGCCAGGCGAACTTTGCGACTCCGCCTACGTCTAGTCAGTTGATCTTCCTTGAGAACCAGAACTTCCGTACCTTCCCCACGAGTTGCTCCACTTGTAGCTCGAGCGCTGAAGGCACGGCCCCTGGTATCAAGCCCTATAAACAGCACGAATCCGTTTTCGGTGTGGATTACGAGATCAGCCGCAGACTTGGCTTCGAAGCACGTTGGGACCGCCGTCGCGTCGACAACGTGATCGAGGATTCAGCCATCTACAACTCCAACGTCGGCGAGACGTTCGTCATCGTCAACCCCGGTGAGGGCGTCGACTCAACCTTCTCGAAGTTCTGGAGCTTCCTCTATCCTGGAGCTCCCCTCACTGCGGCAGATTGCGCTCCCAACCCTTGCCCCGGCAACATCGTCAAAGCGTCTCGTGCGTATGACGGCCTGGAGTTCCGCCTGACCAAAGCCCAAAGCAATCACTGGTTCGGCATGTTCTCCTACACGTACAGCAAGCTGCGTGGCAACTACACCGGTCTCACCAGCACCGACGTCGCTGATGGCGGCGGTGGCCGGAATGCTCCCAACAACAGCCGTTCGTTCGACGAGCCGATGTTCTCCTGGAACGCCCTCGGCGGTTCCTCGAGTGGCCTGCTCCCGACCGACCGTCCGAATGCCTTCAAGGGCTACGCTTATTACGAGCTGCCTTGGCTGAAGCACTTCACAACTGACTTCGGTATCTTCCAGTTTGCGTATAGCGGAACCCCGCTCACCAGCTACGCTGACGTGGGCTACGGATTCCCCGGCGCATTCCCGGTAGACATCGTGGATCGCGGCAAGTGGGTTGACATAACCCAGGATCCAACGACCGGTGCAATCTCGGTCAGCAATCCGTACACTCGCCGCACGCCGTGGTACACGCAAACTGATTTCAACCTGCAGCAGACCTGGAAGATCAGCGAAAGCAAGGCGCTGAGCTTCTCAGCAACCTTCACCAACCTCTGGAACCAGCACGCGACCGTCTCCTATGGCCAGCAGGTTGATTCCAACTTCACCCAACAGTGGATCAACCCGCAGAACGCGGGTTGCGGTACTGCCAATCAGGGCCTGTTCGGCGATCCGCTCGGCGGTGACTGTTACGTATTCGACGGAGCAGTAGCCTACGCGGCGTACGCTCAGCCTTACGACTACAAGGCGCTGCTCAACCAGTCCGCTCTGATTTCGCAGAACGGCGGCGGACCGATCACGAACAACACCCAGTATGGCAAGCCGTACCTCTTCCAACAGCCCCGTGGCATCCGCCTCGGACTGCGTTTCACCTTCTAG
- a CDS encoding glycoside hydrolase family 9 protein, with product MKVNDKNYLDTQGFSVFLYDSTYHPVFVDQKNTAMEMILHGQRIATNGDVRLMPTPEQWDLVATLKGRHADKANSRLSADLAFPTFDLSYTLEVAAEPGGVRVSINLDKPLSQKLIGRAGFNLEFLPSIYMGKAYLVDGTKAGIFPRTPNDAMTKVLPLSDEPKKAYYLEDWDKAKGYTQPLPFAEGKSITLGIDDALARVNVVSDTANLMLFDGRDRAQNGWFVLRSLIPAGKTTGAIVWHIRPDVIPNWTRPPMIAHSQVGYDPRFSKVAVLELDPNYNAPKTARVLRLMEDGTYKQVLEGPIPPATPWLRYVYSKFDFTAVKEPGLYVIEYGGQRTAPFPISENAYANIWQDSLDHHIAAQMDHVAVREGYRMWHGASHLDDGRMAPVVGEQFDNWNQVSATDGKYKGGDRIPGMNVGGWYDAGDFDLEEPAQLSVIQSLALAYREFNLNYDELTVDEAARAVEMHRPDGVPDTVQQVKHGALLILAQFHNIGHAIRGTHEPDLRQYTQVGDGASKTDGRMYDPKLGANETKGDFSGKPDDRWIFTTNDPYTQWNAIAALAAAADTLKGWDDALAKDCLETAIQAWKDTKADPTKYPVDGNLDRAVPEAPAGGGVLAASQGVVSGAQPAAQTSSRRRGGGSGLDWNAALELTIATKGAEPYKSRLKELFPQMITPQQMEIHGWTAVRALPYLDASAKEQMREAVKNYMAGLDKRLDETPFGVPPSLGTWGGSGAVVEMAIRMYFLHKTFPDLVGPEYTLRAVNYILGTHPVSSTSYVAGVGTVSKTKTYSNNRADNAYIPGALIPGYIIIKPDFPECIDDFGFLWFEDEAVVAGSASWVVAGNAAEAITKER from the coding sequence ATGAAGGTGAACGACAAGAATTACCTCGATACGCAGGGGTTCAGCGTTTTTCTTTACGACAGTACGTACCACCCTGTGTTTGTGGACCAGAAGAACACGGCCATGGAGATGATTCTTCACGGCCAGCGCATCGCCACCAACGGCGACGTGCGCCTGATGCCAACCCCGGAACAGTGGGACCTGGTGGCAACGCTCAAAGGCCGGCATGCGGATAAGGCGAACAGTCGGCTCTCCGCCGACCTTGCCTTCCCTACCTTCGACCTGAGCTACACGCTGGAGGTTGCAGCGGAGCCCGGCGGCGTTAGGGTCAGCATCAATCTCGACAAGCCGCTGTCGCAGAAGCTGATTGGGCGAGCAGGGTTCAACCTGGAGTTCCTGCCTTCGATCTACATGGGCAAGGCGTACCTGGTGGACGGAACGAAAGCCGGCATCTTCCCGCGCACGCCGAACGATGCGATGACGAAGGTTTTGCCGCTCTCCGACGAACCGAAGAAGGCGTACTACCTCGAAGATTGGGACAAGGCCAAGGGGTACACGCAACCGCTGCCGTTCGCGGAGGGCAAGAGCATCACGCTGGGGATCGACGACGCGCTGGCCCGGGTGAATGTAGTTTCGGATACGGCCAACCTCATGCTGTTCGATGGACGCGATCGTGCACAGAACGGCTGGTTTGTGTTGCGCTCGCTGATCCCGGCGGGCAAAACGACCGGCGCGATCGTCTGGCACATCAGGCCGGATGTGATTCCGAACTGGACGCGGCCGCCGATGATCGCGCATAGCCAGGTCGGTTACGATCCGCGCTTCTCAAAGGTCGCAGTGCTTGAACTCGACCCGAATTACAACGCTCCGAAAACGGCGAGAGTACTTCGTCTGATGGAGGATGGAACTTACAAGCAGGTGCTTGAGGGTCCGATCCCGCCGGCAACTCCGTGGCTGCGTTACGTGTACTCGAAATTCGACTTCACTGCGGTGAAGGAGCCTGGGCTGTATGTGATCGAGTATGGTGGGCAGCGGACGGCGCCCTTCCCGATCTCAGAGAACGCCTACGCCAACATCTGGCAGGACAGCCTGGATCATCACATCGCTGCACAGATGGACCATGTTGCCGTTCGCGAAGGCTACCGCATGTGGCATGGTGCTTCGCATCTGGATGATGGCCGCATGGCACCGGTTGTCGGAGAGCAATTCGATAACTGGAACCAGGTTTCGGCAACCGATGGGAAGTACAAAGGCGGTGATCGCATCCCGGGGATGAACGTGGGCGGCTGGTACGATGCCGGCGACTTCGACCTCGAGGAACCGGCACAGCTCAGCGTGATTCAGAGCCTCGCGCTGGCGTATCGCGAATTCAATCTCAATTACGACGAGCTTACGGTAGATGAAGCCGCGCGAGCCGTGGAGATGCACCGTCCTGATGGCGTGCCGGATACGGTGCAGCAAGTGAAGCACGGCGCACTGCTGATCCTGGCGCAGTTCCACAACATCGGTCACGCTATCCGCGGCACTCACGAGCCTGATCTGCGGCAGTACACACAGGTGGGCGACGGCGCTTCGAAAACGGATGGGCGCATGTACGACCCGAAGCTCGGCGCGAACGAAACCAAGGGCGACTTCTCGGGCAAGCCGGATGATCGCTGGATTTTTACCACGAACGATCCGTACACCCAATGGAATGCCATTGCCGCCCTGGCCGCAGCAGCGGACACCCTGAAGGGGTGGGACGACGCACTCGCGAAAGACTGCCTGGAGACCGCGATCCAAGCGTGGAAGGACACGAAGGCGGATCCAACGAAGTATCCGGTCGACGGCAACCTGGACCGAGCGGTTCCGGAAGCTCCCGCCGGAGGCGGCGTGCTCGCTGCGTCGCAAGGGGTGGTCTCGGGCGCGCAACCAGCAGCGCAGACCAGCTCTCGTCGTCGCGGAGGTGGTAGCGGATTGGACTGGAATGCCGCGCTGGAACTGACCATCGCGACGAAAGGCGCCGAGCCTTACAAGTCGCGATTGAAGGAATTGTTCCCGCAGATGATCACCCCGCAGCAGATGGAAATCCACGGTTGGACGGCCGTCCGCGCATTGCCTTACCTGGACGCAAGCGCGAAAGAACAAATGCGCGAAGCGGTGAAGAACTACATGGCGGGGCTGGACAAGCGGTTGGACGAGACTCCGTTCGGAGTTCCTCCGAGCCTGGGCACGTGGGGCGGATCGGGCGCGGTGGTGGAGATGGCGATCCGAATGTACTTCCTGCACAAGACGTTTCCAGATCTTGTCGGCCCGGAATACACGCTGCGCGCCGTCAACTACATTCTCGGCACGCATCCGGTATCGAGTACGTCGTATGTAGCGGGCGTCGGTACGGTCTCAAAGACGAAGACGTACAGCAACAATCGCGCCGACAACGCTTACATCCCGGGCGCATTGATTCCCGGATACATCATCATCAAGCCTGATTTTCCGGAGTGTATCGACGACTTCGGATTCCTGTGGTTTGAGGATGAAGCCGTGGTTGCCGGGTCTGCGAGCTGGGTGGTGGCCGGGAACGCTGCGGAAGCGATCACCAAGGAGCGGTGA
- a CDS encoding carboxypeptidase regulatory-like domain-containing protein, with the protein MKGRPARMKLKFWALAFPLLLLLTSFSVAQNVVTGDVSGTVTDPSGAVVPNSKVELKSSETGFDKVVTTSNAGDFRFSLLKPGPYTITISNSSFTTVTRHLTVNLGQITNASTALSVGASTTTVEVSGEAPLLQTENGNIATTFDSRAVAQLPNPGGDITYYAQTAPGIAMNTSGGGYGNFSAFGLPATSNLFTENGNDENDPFLNLNNSGSSNLLLGKNEIQEVAVVTNGYTGQYGRMAGANVNYTTKSGTNQYHGSATYDWNGGVMNANEWFNKGQGNPRPFANSNQWGADFGGPIVKNKTFFYVDTEGIRYILPSTQNIYMPTPAFATSVLANIGANSPSQLPFYQQMMGLYQSSAPYGQMKPFNASPASATDNTGGCGDISASTGFGAGNPCVGYFLASGKNLNKEWLLTARVDQNIGTKDVLFGRFKMDRGTQPTSTDIINNDLFGSHSVQPSYEGQLNETHTFSPNMVNSLILSGQWYSAIFVRNSGEPAGLAALPYSSVLFGANPLSTLGGTSTPDYFFPQGRNVTQYQITDDLSYTKGRHELKVGANVRRNDISNYDVQTLTSGFLNFGSMADFYNGAVNINNGDYFYQAFSNANRVPLAIYSLGVYAQDTWKVKPNLTLTLAIRADRNSNAVCQTDCYANLAAPFDSLSHDSTIPYNQAINTGLHRPFYDIEAAAIQPRFGFSYNPSFAHNTVLRGGIGLFSDLYPGVLLDNIIQNPPNYNSFLTYGMGSGVTAAPGLATSASSLAAQSNSSFLTGFANGATLADITATNRFFTPPNVFSPAGTIHNPKYIEWNFQIQQEIGASNVLSLNYVGNHGYDLLINNPGLNINNAGLALANVPDVSPDIRFGTVTGLASDGISNYNGLVTSFSHRFSRGFQAQVNYTWSHALDELTSLPATPYNYGEAASITTQLDPNCLRCLNYASSDADVRHNLTFNYVWDLPFKFGNRFVNQVLGGWQFAQTLFLRSGTPYSVIDTAAANQLSGSFSGGTFLASWANDPNGPGGVSFGDCSTPGTGATPNQCLSAGSFLGPGAESSFGNVSRNAFRGPGYFDSDFNAMKNFNLTERVKLRVGANFFNIFNHPNFQNPVNDIASGSFGQILATVSPATSPYGSFQGAGVSGRLIQLEAHIQF; encoded by the coding sequence TTGAAAGGTCGTCCTGCACGCATGAAGTTAAAGTTCTGGGCCCTTGCTTTCCCGCTTCTTCTCTTACTAACTTCATTTTCTGTCGCGCAAAACGTCGTCACTGGCGACGTCTCTGGTACCGTCACTGATCCGTCCGGCGCCGTAGTGCCCAACTCCAAAGTCGAGCTAAAGAGTTCTGAAACCGGCTTCGACAAAGTTGTCACCACCAGCAATGCCGGAGATTTCCGCTTCTCTCTCCTGAAGCCCGGTCCTTACACCATCACCATCAGCAACTCGTCATTCACCACGGTCACGCGACATCTCACCGTGAATCTCGGACAAATCACCAACGCCTCGACTGCCCTCAGTGTCGGCGCCAGCACCACCACGGTCGAAGTCAGTGGTGAAGCTCCTCTCCTGCAGACGGAAAACGGCAACATCGCGACGACCTTCGACAGCCGTGCCGTTGCGCAGCTTCCCAATCCCGGCGGCGACATCACCTACTATGCGCAGACAGCCCCCGGTATCGCGATGAACACCAGCGGTGGCGGCTACGGAAACTTCTCCGCCTTCGGTCTCCCCGCCACGTCGAATCTCTTCACCGAAAACGGTAACGACGAAAACGATCCCTTCCTCAACCTCAACAATTCCGGCTCTTCGAACCTTCTTCTCGGAAAGAATGAGATCCAGGAAGTCGCCGTCGTCACCAACGGCTACACCGGCCAGTACGGACGCATGGCCGGAGCCAACGTGAACTACACCACCAAGAGCGGCACCAACCAGTACCACGGCTCAGCCACGTACGATTGGAATGGCGGCGTGATGAACGCCAACGAGTGGTTCAACAAGGGCCAGGGCAATCCGCGGCCATTCGCCAACAGCAATCAGTGGGGCGCAGATTTCGGCGGTCCCATCGTGAAGAACAAAACGTTCTTCTACGTCGATACCGAAGGCATCCGCTACATTCTGCCGTCCACGCAGAATATCTATATGCCGACGCCGGCTTTCGCCACCTCCGTGCTTGCAAACATCGGCGCGAACTCGCCGAGTCAGCTTCCCTTCTATCAGCAGATGATGGGTCTCTATCAAAGCTCCGCGCCTTACGGTCAGATGAAGCCCTTCAACGCTTCACCCGCATCTGCCACCGATAACACTGGCGGTTGCGGCGACATCTCCGCCTCCACCGGCTTCGGCGCCGGCAATCCTTGCGTCGGATACTTCCTCGCCTCCGGCAAGAACCTCAACAAAGAGTGGCTGCTCACCGCGCGTGTGGACCAGAACATCGGAACGAAAGATGTTCTCTTCGGCCGCTTCAAGATGGACCGCGGCACTCAGCCCACTTCCACCGACATCATCAACAACGATCTCTTCGGATCGCACAGTGTGCAGCCTTCCTACGAAGGTCAGTTGAACGAGACCCACACCTTCAGCCCGAACATGGTCAACAGCCTCATCCTCAGCGGACAGTGGTACTCCGCCATCTTCGTCCGCAACAGCGGCGAACCCGCTGGACTCGCGGCGTTACCGTACAGCTCCGTGCTCTTCGGCGCCAACCCGCTGTCCACGCTCGGTGGCACCAGCACGCCCGATTACTTTTTCCCGCAAGGTCGTAACGTCACGCAGTACCAGATAACTGACGATCTCTCCTACACCAAGGGCAGGCACGAACTCAAAGTCGGCGCGAACGTCCGTCGTAACGACATCTCGAATTACGACGTGCAGACACTGACCAGCGGCTTCCTGAATTTCGGCAGCATGGCCGACTTCTATAACGGCGCCGTCAACATCAACAATGGCGATTACTTCTACCAGGCGTTCTCGAATGCCAATCGTGTTCCACTCGCCATCTACAGCCTCGGCGTCTACGCGCAAGACACCTGGAAAGTGAAGCCCAACCTCACGCTCACCCTCGCAATCCGCGCCGATCGCAATTCCAACGCGGTCTGCCAAACCGATTGCTACGCCAACCTCGCCGCGCCCTTCGACAGCCTCTCGCACGACTCGACCATCCCTTACAACCAGGCCATCAACACCGGCTTGCATCGTCCGTTCTACGACATCGAAGCCGCTGCCATTCAACCGCGTTTCGGCTTCTCCTATAACCCGAGCTTCGCGCACAACACCGTGCTGCGCGGTGGTATCGGACTCTTCTCCGATCTCTATCCCGGCGTGCTCCTCGACAACATCATTCAGAACCCGCCGAACTACAACAGCTTCTTAACCTACGGCATGGGCTCCGGCGTCACCGCAGCTCCGGGTTTGGCCACCAGCGCCTCTTCGCTCGCGGCGCAATCCAACTCGTCGTTCCTCACCGGTTTCGCCAACGGCGCAACCTTGGCCGACATCACCGCGACGAACCGGTTCTTCACACCGCCCAATGTCTTCTCACCAGCCGGCACCATTCACAACCCGAAATACATTGAGTGGAACTTCCAGATCCAGCAGGAGATCGGTGCGTCGAACGTGCTGTCGCTCAACTACGTCGGCAATCACGGATACGACCTGCTCATCAACAACCCGGGGTTGAACATCAACAACGCCGGACTCGCGCTCGCAAATGTTCCAGATGTTTCACCCGACATTCGCTTCGGCACCGTCACCGGCCTCGCCAGCGACGGCATCTCCAACTACAACGGACTCGTCACCAGCTTCTCGCACCGCTTCTCGCGCGGATTCCAGGCGCAAGTGAACTACACCTGGAGCCACGCTCTCGACGAGCTCACCTCGCTGCCGGCCACTCCGTATAACTACGGCGAAGCCGCCAGCATCACCACGCAGTTGGATCCCAATTGTCTGCGCTGCCTCAACTACGCCAGCTCCGACGCTGACGTTCGCCACAACCTCACCTTCAATTATGTTTGGGATCTTCCTTTCAAATTCGGGAACAGATTCGTCAACCAGGTCCTCGGCGGATGGCAGTTTGCCCAGACCCTCTTCCTTCGCAGCGGCACGCCCTACTCTGTCATTGACACAGCGGCGGCCAACCAACTCTCGGGATCGTTCAGCGGTGGCACGTTCCTCGCGAGTTGGGCCAACGATCCCAACGGCCCCGGCGGCGTGAGCTTCGGCGATTGCAGCACGCCCGGCACCGGCGCAACTCCAAATCAGTGCCTCAGCGCTGGTTCATTCCTTGGTCCCGGTGCGGAATCCTCGTTCGGCAACGTTAGCCGCAACGCCTTCCGCGGCCCCGGCTACTTCGATAGCGACTTCAACGCCATGAAGAACTTCAACCTCACCGAACGCGTGAAGCTGCGCGTCGGCGCGAACTTCTTCAACATCTTCAACCACCCCAACTTCCAAAACCCGGTCAACGACATCGCCTCAGGATCGTTCGGCCAGATCCTGGCCACGGTCTCCCCCGCCACCAGCCCCTACGGATCCTTCCAGGGCGCCGGCGTCTCAGGCCGCTTGATCCAGTTGGAAGCCCACATCCAGTTCTAA
- a CDS encoding S41 family peptidase: MRSSRRTIFLVVLILLACGCLGMLFGQKITGASDNEIRDDLRTFSSVYDVVEQNYAEPVSADKAIYNGAIPGMLRVLDPHSNFFDPKQYALLREEQRGKYYGVGMQVGPRNNKVIVIAPFAGAPAYRAGIRPGDVIIAVDGKPTDNMSTSDVADLLKGPKGTTVRIAVIREGSEKPLEFSVIRDEIPRYSVDVHFMIRPGIGYMHVSGFQETTEHEVQEALDQMGDLKGLILDLRQNPGGLLSEGVGVADKFLKKGQVIVSHHGRSSPEKIYRAPHGNNGRDYPLVVLVNRGTASAAEIVSGAIQDHDRGLIAGETTFGKGLVQTVYPLSENTGLALTTAHYYTPSGRLIQREYAGVSLYDYYYNPADNDNNANKEVKLTDSGRTVYGGGGITPDVKIAPQKGNPFQDRLLIKYAFFNFSKHYMALHHTVDKGFNVDDAVMQEFRKFLDEQKIAFNEAELKDNDEWIRGNIKAELFVNQFGAQEGLRVHAETDPMVLKGLDLLPQAKQLADNARKTIAEKSAGTATASGAKVAANQNQ; this comes from the coding sequence ATGCGTAGTTCACGTCGCACTATCTTCCTTGTTGTATTGATTCTCCTCGCTTGCGGCTGCCTCGGCATGCTCTTCGGACAGAAGATCACTGGCGCCAGCGACAACGAAATTCGCGACGATCTGCGCACCTTCTCCAGCGTCTACGACGTTGTCGAGCAGAATTACGCGGAACCGGTCAGCGCCGATAAAGCCATCTACAACGGCGCCATCCCTGGCATGCTTCGCGTCCTCGATCCGCACTCCAATTTCTTCGACCCGAAGCAATACGCCCTGCTGCGTGAAGAGCAGCGCGGCAAATACTACGGCGTCGGTATGCAGGTTGGCCCGCGCAATAACAAGGTCATCGTAATCGCGCCGTTCGCGGGCGCGCCGGCCTACCGCGCCGGTATCCGCCCCGGTGACGTCATCATCGCCGTGGACGGCAAGCCCACCGACAACATGAGCACCAGTGACGTCGCTGACCTGCTTAAAGGGCCGAAGGGCACCACGGTTCGCATCGCGGTCATCCGCGAGGGCAGCGAAAAGCCGCTCGAGTTCAGCGTCATTCGCGACGAGATTCCTCGCTACTCCGTAGATGTTCACTTCATGATTCGTCCGGGCATTGGCTACATGCACGTCTCCGGCTTCCAGGAAACGACCGAGCACGAAGTGCAGGAAGCCCTCGACCAGATGGGCGATTTGAAAGGCCTGATCCTCGACCTGCGCCAGAACCCCGGCGGCCTGTTGAGCGAAGGCGTGGGCGTGGCCGACAAGTTCCTGAAGAAGGGACAGGTCATCGTCTCGCACCACGGCCGCAGCAGCCCGGAGAAGATCTACCGCGCGCCGCACGGCAACAATGGGCGCGATTATCCGCTGGTAGTGCTGGTCAATCGCGGCACCGCCTCGGCAGCTGAGATTGTCAGCGGCGCGATCCAGGACCACGATCGCGGCCTGATCGCCGGCGAAACCACGTTCGGAAAGGGTTTAGTACAAACGGTTTATCCGCTTTCGGAGAACACCGGTTTGGCGCTGACCACCGCGCACTACTACACGCCGAGCGGACGCCTGATCCAGCGTGAATACGCGGGCGTGTCGCTTTACGACTACTACTACAACCCCGCCGACAACGATAACAACGCCAACAAGGAAGTGAAGCTAACTGATAGTGGGCGAACGGTTTACGGCGGCGGCGGCATTACGCCCGACGTGAAAATTGCTCCGCAAAAAGGCAATCCCTTCCAGGATCGCCTGCTCATCAAGTACGCGTTCTTCAACTTCTCGAAACACTACATGGCGCTGCATCACACGGTAGATAAAGGATTTAACGTGGATGATGCGGTGATGCAGGAGTTCCGGAAGTTCCTCGATGAGCAGAAGATTGCGTTCAACGAGGCGGAGCTGAAGGACAACGACGAATGGATTCGCGGCAACATCAAGGCGGAACTTTTCGTGAACCAGTTCGGTGCGCAGGAAGGGCTTCGCGTCCATGCGGAGACCGACCCGATGGTGTTGAAAGGCTTGGACTTACTGCCCCAGGCGAAGCAACTGGCGGACAACGCGCGGAAGACGATTGCGGAGAAATCCGCGGGGACCGCGACTGCGTCAGGTGCGAAGGTTGCAGCGAACCAGAACCAGTAG